A window of Bradyrhizobium sp. AZCC 1610 contains these coding sequences:
- the hisI gene encoding phosphoribosyl-AMP cyclohydrolase, which produces MSASKHDHDREEGLDFQPKFDASGLVTCVATDAATGDVLMVAHMNDEALRKTIASGEAWYFSRSRNALWRKGETSGQTQRVVEMRLDCDQDAVWIRVEQIGAACHTGRRSCFYRKVDGGARLSFVDADKLFDPKAVYRE; this is translated from the coding sequence GTGTCCGCTTCAAAACATGACCATGACCGCGAAGAAGGGCTGGATTTCCAGCCCAAATTCGACGCGTCCGGGCTCGTGACCTGTGTCGCGACCGATGCCGCCACCGGCGACGTGCTGATGGTTGCGCACATGAATGACGAGGCGCTGCGCAAGACGATCGCGAGCGGCGAGGCCTGGTACTTCAGCCGTTCGCGCAATGCGTTGTGGCGAAAAGGTGAGACGTCGGGTCAGACCCAGCGCGTGGTCGAGATGCGCCTGGATTGCGACCAGGACGCGGTCTGGATCAGGGTAGAGCAGATCGGCGCCGCCTGTCACACCGGCCGGCGGTCCTGCTTCTACCGCAAGGTCGATGGTGGTGCGCGATTGTCATTCGTCGATGCGGACAAGCTGTTCGATCCAAAGGCGGTTTACCGCGAATAG